The following proteins are encoded in a genomic region of Desulfosporosinus youngiae DSM 17734:
- a CDS encoding LysR family transcriptional regulator, with protein sequence MNRYQAFIKIMETGSFTKAAEELGYTQSAISQMIRALEQELSTTLFLRSRKGITLTPDAEEFLPYIKAVYHSHRELEEKHREMQGLQKGIVRIGTFSSVSSNWLPDLIRDFKARYPSVCFELHQGEYTSIAQLIKEGSVDFGFVNPDAQAVSELKTIPLQQDEMLVVVPQNHPLTRKEKISLRDLVDEAYILLDEGQLSVPLEFFKREDLHPNIQYRVHDDYTIMSMIESGLGISILPKLIISRSPYHIATLELSPPIVRTISLAFKNKKVLPIASRYFMDFIAEEYGRSSSLLNRRCKTL encoded by the coding sequence ATGAACCGCTATCAAGCTTTTATTAAAATTATGGAAACAGGAAGCTTTACCAAAGCCGCTGAGGAACTGGGTTACACCCAATCCGCCATCAGCCAGATGATCCGCGCCCTGGAGCAAGAACTCTCCACCACGCTCTTTTTGCGTTCACGCAAAGGGATCACCCTGACGCCTGATGCCGAGGAATTTCTGCCCTATATCAAGGCTGTCTATCATTCCCACCGGGAGCTTGAAGAAAAACACCGGGAAATGCAAGGACTGCAGAAAGGAATTGTTCGTATCGGCACCTTCTCCAGTGTCTCCAGCAATTGGCTGCCTGATTTGATCAGGGATTTTAAAGCCAGGTACCCTTCCGTCTGCTTTGAGCTTCACCAGGGAGAGTACACCAGCATTGCCCAGTTGATTAAAGAAGGCAGCGTGGATTTCGGCTTTGTCAATCCCGATGCCCAAGCCGTATCCGAACTCAAGACCATCCCCCTCCAGCAGGACGAAATGCTGGTGGTCGTGCCCCAAAACCACCCCTTAACCCGCAAAGAGAAAATTTCTCTCCGGGACTTGGTGGATGAAGCCTATATCCTCTTGGATGAAGGGCAATTAAGCGTGCCTTTGGAGTTTTTTAAACGGGAAGATCTCCACCCCAACATCCAATACCGTGTTCATGACGACTATACGATTATGTCTATGATTGAAAGCGGCTTAGGGATCTCTATCCTGCCGAAATTAATCATCAGCAGGTCCCCTTATCATATCGCCACCCTGGAGCTCTCCCCGCCGATTGTCCGCACTATTTCCCTGGCTTTTAAAAACAAGAAGGTATTGCCCATTGCCAGCCGCTACTTTATGGATTTTATTGCCGAGGAGTATGGAAGGAGTTCTTCATTATTGAACCGGCGGTGTAAAACATTGTAA
- a CDS encoding AzlC family ABC transporter permease yields MSNKIIPWKNGIKDGIPIALGYFAVSFTFGIMAKKAGLTPFQAVFMSAANLTSAGQFGALALIGTSATYLEMALTQLVINLRYCLMSCSLSQKFETTAGWPHRFLVAFGVTDEIFGVSVCKEGKLNPFYNYGLMCVSIPGWMLGTFCGAVSGEILPARIISALSVALYGMFIAVIVPPAKGSKLLTGIIVLSMLLSLLFAQLPILNQISQGFKIIILTVLIAGMAALLFPVKEAAHER; encoded by the coding sequence ATGAGCAACAAGATTATTCCCTGGAAAAACGGGATCAAAGACGGTATCCCCATCGCTCTCGGCTATTTCGCGGTTTCTTTTACCTTCGGCATTATGGCGAAGAAGGCCGGGCTGACGCCCTTTCAGGCCGTCTTCATGTCTGCGGCCAACCTGACCTCAGCCGGACAATTCGGAGCACTGGCTTTAATCGGAACTTCCGCCACTTATCTGGAAATGGCCCTGACCCAACTGGTCATAAATTTGCGCTACTGCCTGATGTCCTGCTCCCTATCCCAAAAATTTGAAACAACTGCCGGTTGGCCCCATCGCTTTCTGGTGGCCTTCGGCGTTACGGATGAAATATTCGGGGTATCCGTTTGCAAAGAAGGCAAACTGAATCCCTTTTACAATTACGGTTTGATGTGTGTCAGTATACCTGGCTGGATGCTGGGTACCTTTTGCGGGGCAGTATCAGGAGAAATTTTGCCGGCCAGGATCATCAGCGCCTTAAGCGTCGCCTTGTACGGGATGTTTATCGCTGTGATTGTCCCGCCGGCTAAGGGCAGCAAGCTGTTGACGGGAATCATTGTCTTATCCATGCTGCTGAGTTTGCTGTTTGCCCAACTGCCTATCCTAAATCAAATCTCCCAGGGATTCAAAATCATTATTTTGACGGTATTGATAGCAGGAATGGCAGCACTCCTGTTTCCGGTGAAGGAGGCTGCCCATGAGAGGTAA
- a CDS encoding AzlD domain-containing protein, with amino-acid sequence MRGNTYLYILVMAGVTYLIRLIPLILMRKEIKNVYLKSFLYYVPYVTLAVMTFPAILSATASLWSALAGFSAALILAYRGGSLFKVSILACLTVFIIELMV; translated from the coding sequence ATGAGAGGTAATACCTATCTCTATATCCTGGTCATGGCGGGTGTTACCTATTTGATCAGACTCATTCCTTTGATTCTCATGCGTAAGGAAATCAAGAATGTGTATCTCAAATCCTTTCTGTACTATGTACCCTATGTCACCCTGGCGGTGATGACGTTTCCCGCGATCTTAAGCGCCACGGCAAGCCTGTGGTCAGCCCTGGCAGGATTCAGCGCGGCCTTAATCCTGGCCTACCGGGGCGGCAGTCTGTTCAAGGTTTCCATCCTGGCCTGTCTAACGGTCTTTATTATTGAGCTGATGGTGTGA
- a CDS encoding ASCH domain-containing protein, translating to MRHKMDINPSPFSKIESGKKTIELRLNDEKRQIVHIGDEIEFINTEDIEKRLLTKVLSIHRYPSFEELYKSLPLLKCGYSERDLSTAKASDMDIYYSKDEQIQYDVVGIEISIIS from the coding sequence ATGAGGCATAAGATGGATATTAATCCTTCACCATTTTCTAAAATTGAAAGTGGCAAAAAAACTATTGAGTTGAGGCTCAATGATGAGAAAAGGCAAATCGTCCATATTGGTGACGAAATCGAATTTATAAATACGGAAGATATTGAAAAAAGATTACTGACCAAGGTTCTGTCTATTCATAGATATCCGTCATTTGAAGAACTGTATAAGTCTTTGCCTTTACTAAAATGTGGATATTCGGAAAGGGACCTATCAACAGCAAAAGCAAGTGATATGGACATTTATTATTCAAAGGATGAGCAGATACAATATGATGTTGTTGGAATCGAAATTTCGATAATAAGTTAA
- a CDS encoding pyridoxamine 5'-phosphate oxidase family protein, translating into MNANVVKLLKEQLWFLGTYSDEPNAVPVAFKDVTEDGKLVVGDVFLDTTLSNIKENGKIAISACNGATMEGYQIKGKAEYLTEGPVVETFKKLVSDMFKGAMTAKGALIITPEKVIVTTPGPDNKKVI; encoded by the coding sequence ATGAATGCAAACGTAGTGAAGCTTCTCAAAGAGCAGCTGTGGTTTTTGGGTACATATTCGGATGAGCCGAATGCCGTACCAGTAGCTTTCAAGGATGTTACCGAAGATGGCAAACTAGTGGTAGGTGATGTATTTTTGGATACCACGCTTTCCAACATTAAAGAAAATGGTAAGATAGCCATTTCTGCCTGCAATGGAGCGACCATGGAAGGATATCAGATCAAAGGCAAGGCCGAGTACCTGACGGAGGGCCCTGTTGTGGAGACGTTCAAAAAGCTTGTCTCGGACATGTTCAAAGGGGCTATGACTGCCAAGGGTGCGCTTATTATCACCCCGGAAAAGGTTATTGTCACTACCCCCGGCCCGGATAACAAAAAGGTTATCTGA
- a CDS encoding winged helix-turn-helix transcriptional regulator: MYKPKLEKDIRCPLEYGLDIFGGKWKSRIICVLAEKEVLRYSSLRKEMTNITDAVLATTLKELMADGIVQRQPFDEIPPRVEYCLTDKGRSVVPILQSICRWSGAYHRENSEYILSQCQKCDYKCDT; the protein is encoded by the coding sequence ATGTATAAACCCAAGTTAGAAAAAGATATTCGCTGCCCACTGGAATATGGCTTGGACATTTTCGGCGGAAAATGGAAATCACGGATTATCTGTGTTCTGGCAGAGAAAGAGGTTCTGCGTTACAGCTCTCTGCGCAAGGAAATGACCAATATCACGGACGCGGTTTTGGCAACGACTTTAAAAGAGTTAATGGCGGACGGAATTGTTCAAAGACAGCCATTTGATGAAATTCCGCCGCGGGTAGAATATTGCCTGACGGATAAGGGAAGATCCGTTGTACCTATTTTGCAAAGCATTTGCAGATGGTCGGGGGCATACCACCGGGAGAACAGCGAGTATATCCTTTCCCAATGTCAAAAATGCGATTACAAATGCGATACCTAA